Proteins encoded in a region of the Candidatus Methylomirabilis lanthanidiphila genome:
- a CDS encoding Rieske (2Fe-2S) protein, whose amino-acid sequence MIATPEESGATLWSRRDVFCLAGWCGIAAGLGIGGVAFGRFMFPRVLFEPAAVFKAGLPEEYPVGTVSERWKQEERVWIVHEPDGFYALLAVCTHLGCTPNWLNAENKFKCPCHGSGFRRTGVNFEGPAPRPLERVKITLSDDGQLEIDKSVQFRFERGDWTKPGAFLKLKV is encoded by the coding sequence GTGATCGCGACGCCGGAGGAGAGCGGGGCGACCCTCTGGTCGCGGCGCGATGTGTTTTGTCTTGCAGGATGGTGCGGGATAGCGGCCGGGCTTGGTATCGGCGGCGTAGCGTTCGGGCGCTTTATGTTTCCCCGGGTGCTTTTCGAGCCGGCTGCGGTCTTTAAGGCCGGCCTGCCGGAAGAGTATCCGGTCGGCACCGTCAGCGAACGGTGGAAACAGGAGGAACGCGTCTGGATCGTCCATGAACCCGACGGGTTTTACGCGCTCCTGGCAGTCTGCACGCATCTCGGCTGCACCCCCAACTGGCTGAATGCGGAGAATAAGTTCAAGTGCCCCTGCCACGGCAGCGGCTTCCGGAGGACCGGGGTCAACTTCGAGGGTCCCGCCCCTCGGCCATTGGAGCGGGTCAAGATCACGCTGAGCGACGACGGGCAGCTTGAGATCGACAAGAGCGTGCAGTTTCGCTTCGAGCGAGGCGACTGGACCAAACCTGGGGCGTTTCTCAAACTCAAGGTCTAG
- a CDS encoding Phd_YefM — MAKTVSVAEAKRDFSDLLSRAALKGERFIITRRGKAVAALVDVTDLDALQAVSAREEGKGLLASLAAWEDYPQVEELIVDLYRAREQARDRGVRKLP, encoded by the coding sequence ATGGCAAAAACGGTCAGTGTTGCCGAGGCGAAACGGGACTTTTCGGACTTGCTGAGCCGTGCCGCGCTGAAGGGAGAGCGGTTTATTATCACACGGCGGGGAAAGGCCGTAGCCGCCCTCGTCGACGTCACGGATCTGGACGCACTGCAAGCGGTGAGTGCGCGTGAGGAAGGGAAGGGTCTGCTGGCATCCTTGGCCGCCTGGGAGGATTACCCCCAGGTCGAGGAACTGATCGTTGATCTGTACCGGGCCAGAGAGCAGGCAAGAGATCGAGGGGTGAGAAAGCTACCGTAG
- the vapC_5 gene encoding tRNA(fMet)-specific endonuclease VapC → MYLFDTDTISNLLTKRPSPGLVRRLAGIAPRHQFTSAITVGELTYGAFRSARPDYFLHKLDQLVWPNVTILAFDEAAARVYGSLRAELERGGIPISEPDLRIASIALVHQLTVITGNIRHFSRISSLRVENWLR, encoded by the coding sequence GTGTACCTTTTTGACACGGATACCATCAGTAATCTGCTCACAAAACGTCCATCGCCAGGCTTGGTGCGGAGGCTCGCCGGTATTGCACCACGACATCAATTCACCTCCGCCATTACGGTCGGTGAGCTGACCTACGGCGCCTTTCGAAGCGCCCGCCCGGATTATTTTCTGCATAAACTGGATCAGCTTGTCTGGCCGAACGTGACGATCCTTGCATTCGATGAAGCCGCAGCGCGCGTCTATGGATCGCTCAGGGCTGAATTGGAACGCGGAGGGATCCCGATATCGGAGCCCGATCTTCGCATTGCGTCCATTGCCCTGGTTCACCAGCTCACAGTGATTACCGGCAATATCCGGCATTTCTCCCGAATCTCCAGCCTTCGTGTTGAGAACTGGCTTCGTTAG
- a CDS encoding ammonia channel protein has product MPQRRIVNAVILLIFAGALLYAPVASFAQEVLPDQPAVETSTPAPPAPPKIDSGDTAWMLTSSALVLLMTAPGLALFYAGLVRRKNALGTIMQSFITLALISVQWALIGYSLAFGPDTGGIIGSLAWVGLRGVGLDPNPDYAATIPHQAYMIYQMMFAVITPALITGAVAERMKFSAFLLFTLLWATLIYDPLAHWVWGVGGWLRKMGALDFAGGTAVHISSGISALAAALVMGRRRGHPGEPMPPHNLTMTVTGAALLWFGWFGFNAGSAAAANRLAVNAFVVTHLATAAAALAWMLIEWSSRGKPTVLGAASGAVAGLVAITPASGFVGPMSAMAIGAVGGILCYSACMLKARLGYDDSLDVVGVHGVGGTWGALATGLFASKAINPDAADGLFFGNPHQFVVQVIAVLACMVLAFVGTVILLKLIDALVGLRVSDEDEQVGLDLSQHEENAYGF; this is encoded by the coding sequence ATGCCACAACGACGGATCGTCAACGCTGTCATCCTGCTGATTTTCGCCGGCGCACTGCTGTACGCCCCGGTCGCGTCCTTCGCCCAAGAGGTCCTTCCGGACCAGCCGGCCGTGGAGACCTCCACGCCCGCCCCGCCGGCGCCGCCCAAGATCGACTCCGGGGATACGGCCTGGATGCTCACCTCTTCGGCGTTGGTGCTGTTGATGACGGCCCCCGGTCTCGCCCTGTTTTATGCGGGCCTGGTCCGTCGCAAAAACGCGCTGGGAACGATCATGCAGAGCTTCATTACCCTGGCCTTGATCAGCGTGCAGTGGGCCCTGATCGGCTACTCCCTGGCCTTCGGTCCCGATACGGGCGGGATCATCGGAAGCCTCGCCTGGGTGGGACTGCGCGGTGTGGGACTCGACCCGAACCCCGACTATGCGGCAACCATTCCGCACCAGGCCTACATGATCTACCAGATGATGTTTGCGGTGATTACCCCGGCCCTCATTACGGGCGCGGTGGCCGAGCGGATGAAGTTCAGCGCGTTCCTGCTCTTTACCCTCCTGTGGGCCACATTAATTTATGATCCGCTTGCGCACTGGGTCTGGGGGGTAGGCGGATGGCTGCGCAAGATGGGCGCGCTCGACTTCGCCGGCGGCACAGCAGTCCACATCAGTTCCGGCATCTCGGCCCTGGCAGCAGCCCTCGTCATGGGGCGACGTCGCGGCCATCCGGGCGAACCGATGCCGCCCCATAACCTCACGATGACCGTGACCGGCGCGGCCCTGCTCTGGTTTGGCTGGTTCGGCTTTAACGCGGGGAGCGCCGCCGCCGCCAACCGGCTGGCCGTCAATGCCTTTGTCGTCACCCATCTCGCGACGGCGGCAGCGGCGCTGGCCTGGATGCTCATTGAGTGGAGTTCCAGGGGCAAGCCAACCGTCCTGGGGGCGGCCAGCGGCGCCGTCGCCGGACTCGTTGCCATCACCCCGGCGTCCGGCTTCGTCGGCCCGATGTCCGCCATGGCCATCGGGGCCGTCGGCGGAATCCTCTGCTACTCCGCCTGTATGCTCAAGGCGCGGCTGGGGTACGACGACTCACTGGATGTCGTAGGTGTCCACGGCGTCGGCGGCACCTGGGGCGCGCTGGCCACCGGTCTGTTCGCGTCGAAGGCGATCAACCCCGATGCCGCCGACGGGCTGTTCTTCGGCAATCCTCATCAGTTCGTGGTGCAGGTAATCGCCGTATTGGCCTGCATGGTCCTGGCATTTGTCGGTACGGTGATCCTGCTGAAGCTTATTGACGCATTGGTCGGCTTGCGGGTCAGCGATGAAGACGAACAGGTCGGTCTCGACCTGAGCCAGCATGAAGAGAACGCCTACGGCTTCTAA
- the vnfA gene encoding Nitrogen fixation protein VnfA — translation MLAPNLNTMAGMTVQKEQERHDPKTIRFSALYEAAKILSDQIDLARGLHDVLRLLDACMGMTTSTVCLYDPQRCELTIEAAVGLTDEEQRRGRYRLGEGIVGKVMQSGLPIVVPDIGGQPHVLNKTRACDPQGTVFICLPIKVYGKILGVLSAGGPARDTRASVDADVQVLTIMASLIGHAVWLRREQTHNLHTLDTWKGLRDLERELVMRALKENRGVQARAAARLGITPRQLAYKMHKYRIIKEFRIEG, via the coding sequence GTGTTGGCACCAAATTTGAATACGATGGCCGGCATGACCGTGCAGAAAGAACAGGAGCGTCACGACCCAAAGACGATCAGGTTCAGCGCCCTCTACGAAGCGGCGAAGATCCTGAGCGACCAGATCGACCTCGCGCGGGGGCTTCACGACGTCCTTAGACTGCTCGACGCCTGTATGGGCATGACGACGAGTACGGTCTGCCTGTACGATCCTCAACGTTGCGAGCTGACCATTGAGGCCGCGGTCGGGCTGACCGATGAGGAGCAACGTCGTGGACGGTATCGGCTCGGAGAAGGGATTGTCGGAAAGGTCATGCAGTCAGGCCTGCCGATTGTCGTCCCCGATATCGGCGGACAACCTCACGTCTTGAACAAGACCCGCGCTTGCGATCCCCAGGGTACTGTCTTCATCTGTCTGCCCATCAAGGTCTATGGGAAGATCCTGGGCGTACTCAGCGCGGGAGGGCCAGCTCGCGATACACGCGCCTCAGTAGACGCAGACGTGCAGGTGCTGACGATCATGGCATCGCTGATCGGACATGCCGTATGGCTCCGCCGGGAGCAGACGCACAATCTGCACACGCTAGATACGTGGAAGGGACTTCGTGACCTTGAACGCGAGTTGGTCATGCGCGCGCTGAAGGAAAATAGAGGTGTCCAGGCGAGGGCTGCTGCTCGCCTGGGCATCACACCCCGACAACTTGCCTACAAAATGCACAAATATCGGATCATCAAGGAGTTCCGCATCGAAGGCTGA
- a CDS encoding Universal stress protein family protein yields the protein MITLKKVLVPTDFSEASKVAIKYARNFASAYHGSVHVVHVLPDASVTPWAFGVEPEVMGLSSAEREKRWKERAAEQMKQLFSEAERKDLELHLTTVVGHPVQQILQYATEQEVDLIVMGTHGRSTEGPNIGQNFPWEPPIGSVAERVVRGAPCPVLSVRNPEHEFVTP from the coding sequence ATGATTACGCTCAAGAAGGTGCTGGTGCCGACGGATTTTAGCGAGGCCTCGAAGGTGGCGATCAAGTATGCGCGGAACTTCGCCTCCGCGTACCATGGCTCAGTGCACGTCGTACACGTATTACCGGATGCCTCGGTCACGCCGTGGGCGTTCGGGGTCGAACCCGAGGTCATGGGACTGTCGAGCGCGGAGCGGGAAAAGCGGTGGAAGGAGCGGGCCGCCGAGCAGATGAAGCAATTGTTCTCGGAGGCGGAGCGAAAGGATCTTGAACTGCACCTGACAACGGTGGTGGGTCATCCGGTCCAGCAGATTCTACAATACGCCACCGAGCAGGAGGTTGACCTCATTGTGATGGGGACGCACGGCCGAAGCACTGAAGGGCCTAACATCGGGCAGAATTTTCCATGGGAACCCCCAATAGGCAGTGTCGCTGAGCGAGTGGTTCGCGGGGCCCCGTGTCCGGTCCTCTCCGTTCGTAATCCGGAGCATGAGTTTGTAACGCCTTAA
- a CDS encoding Hemerythrin HHE cation binding domain protein, with the protein MSANYAATVDARVLPIPQKHPTIFRVFDELAVGDTMLLVNDHDPKPLYYTFAAERTEQFEWRYLEAGPEVWQVAIRRIAAAEGQQAPAQGMGCGMHHEHHAHHEHHEHHEHHGHEHAHTGSPTQILKDEHTLILQALDGLERKLIALEAGAAPDRAYFEKAVKFIRTFADQCHHGKEEDLLFKTMVNRGFPLQGGPIAVMLSEHEAGRTYVRDMADAAAAIQTDPAATQKIIRNGRAYIQMLRPHIDKENMILYAMADNMLSADDQAHLSEEFERFENEKIGADVHNSMMALLEELKPGGHSCM; encoded by the coding sequence ATGTCAGCGAACTATGCAGCAACCGTGGATGCCCGTGTCCTGCCGATTCCACAGAAGCACCCGACCATCTTCCGCGTCTTTGACGAGCTGGCGGTCGGGGACACGATGCTCCTGGTGAACGATCACGATCCGAAGCCGCTCTATTACACATTCGCCGCGGAGCGGACCGAACAGTTCGAGTGGCGCTATCTGGAGGCCGGTCCCGAGGTGTGGCAGGTGGCGATCCGCCGGATTGCCGCCGCGGAGGGCCAGCAGGCGCCCGCGCAAGGAATGGGCTGCGGCATGCATCACGAACATCATGCGCACCACGAACACCATGAACACCACGAACACCACGGACACGAGCACGCCCATACCGGTTCCCCGACCCAGATCCTCAAGGATGAACATACCCTGATCCTTCAGGCGTTGGATGGACTGGAGCGAAAGCTGATCGCGCTGGAGGCCGGCGCTGCACCGGATCGAGCCTATTTCGAGAAGGCGGTCAAGTTTATCCGGACCTTCGCCGATCAGTGCCATCACGGCAAGGAAGAGGATCTGCTGTTCAAGACGATGGTGAACCGCGGCTTTCCGTTGCAGGGCGGACCGATCGCGGTCATGCTGTCGGAGCACGAGGCGGGGCGCACATACGTTCGTGATATGGCTGATGCTGCGGCGGCGATCCAGACCGATCCGGCTGCGACACAGAAGATCATCCGGAACGGGCGGGCCTATATCCAGATGCTGCGGCCCCACATCGATAAAGAGAACATGATCCTGTACGCCATGGCCGACAACATGCTGAGCGCGGACGACCAGGCGCACCTGAGCGAGGAGTTCGAGCGCTTCGAGAACGAAAAGATCGGCGCCGACGTCCACAACTCTATGATGGCATTGCTGGAGGAGTTGAAGCCGGGCGGCCATTCATGTATGTAG
- a CDS encoding mrp, translating to MVTPQLTEDAVISALREVKYPGMSRDLVSFGMIKNTRVEGTTVYLELQIPTEDAAVIAKVQASVREALGRVPGIGELHIQAAPRQAPQEAASGPAPLPGVRRIIAVASGKGGVGKSTVAVNLALALAQSGAAVGLLDADIYGPNVPRMLGEPGRPKAHEGKIVPLVRYGLNVISVGYLLGDQSPIIWRGPLVAQALKQLLHEVHWGQLDYLVVDLPPGTGDTQLTLVQSVPLTGGVIVTTPSAVALMDAERGLKMFREARVPILGIVENMSYFICPHCQGETDIFSRGGGRQVSESLGVPFLGEIPLNPAIREGGDTGAPVVVAKPESAEALVFRNVAERVRLAAEAAVEAMPQMIIR from the coding sequence ATGGTAACGCCTCAGTTGACGGAAGATGCGGTCATCTCAGCGCTGCGCGAGGTCAAGTACCCTGGGATGAGCCGCGACCTGGTATCCTTCGGCATGATTAAGAATACCCGGGTAGAGGGTACCACCGTCTACCTTGAGCTTCAGATCCCGACGGAGGATGCCGCGGTGATTGCCAAGGTGCAGGCGTCGGTTCGTGAGGCGCTCGGTCGTGTGCCGGGGATCGGCGAGCTGCACATCCAGGCCGCCCCGCGCCAGGCGCCTCAGGAGGCCGCGTCCGGACCGGCCCCGCTCCCCGGTGTCCGGCGCATCATCGCCGTGGCGTCGGGTAAAGGCGGTGTGGGGAAGAGTACCGTAGCCGTAAACCTGGCCCTGGCGCTGGCGCAGTCGGGGGCCGCGGTCGGCCTGCTGGACGCCGATATCTACGGGCCGAATGTGCCCCGGATGCTGGGCGAGCCTGGTCGTCCCAAGGCGCATGAGGGCAAGATTGTCCCGCTTGTCCGGTACGGCCTGAATGTGATATCGGTGGGATATCTGCTGGGCGACCAATCGCCGATCATCTGGCGCGGTCCACTGGTAGCGCAGGCCCTGAAGCAACTCCTGCACGAGGTGCACTGGGGCCAGTTGGACTACCTGGTCGTAGACCTTCCTCCTGGGACGGGGGATACCCAGTTAACCCTTGTGCAGTCGGTGCCGTTGACCGGCGGGGTCATCGTGACGACCCCTTCAGCCGTGGCCCTGATGGATGCCGAGCGGGGCCTCAAGATGTTCCGGGAGGCCCGCGTCCCGATCCTGGGCATCGTAGAAAATATGAGCTACTTCATCTGCCCCCACTGCCAGGGCGAGACCGACATCTTCAGTCGTGGCGGCGGGCGGCAGGTGAGTGAGTCGCTTGGGGTTCCGTTCCTGGGGGAGATTCCCCTGAACCCGGCGATCCGCGAAGGCGGGGATACCGGCGCGCCCGTCGTCGTGGCGAAGCCGGAATCCGCCGAGGCGCTGGTCTTCCGCAATGTCGCAGAACGGGTCCGCCTGGCAGCCGAAGCAGCCGTCGAGGCGATGCCTCAGATGATCATCCGCTAA
- a CDS encoding mrp yields MTQPETSPITEEQVYATLRKLIDPELGVNIVDLGLVYDVQIQGGDIGIRMTLTTRGCPMHASFVQAVDRALRELPAVTGVTVEIVWEPAWNPDMISPEGKRALTGGGQGAPAW; encoded by the coding sequence ATGACGCAACCGGAAACATCACCGATAACTGAAGAGCAGGTCTATGCGACCCTCCGGAAGCTCATTGATCCGGAGTTGGGAGTGAATATCGTCGATCTGGGCCTCGTTTACGATGTGCAGATCCAAGGCGGTGACATCGGGATCCGCATGACGCTCACCACACGAGGCTGCCCCATGCACGCCAGCTTCGTTCAGGCGGTCGACCGCGCCCTCCGGGAGTTACCAGCCGTCACCGGCGTGACCGTTGAGATCGTATGGGAACCGGCCTGGAATCCGGACATGATCTCGCCTGAGGGCAAGCGAGCCCTGACCGGCGGGGGACAGGGGGCGCCGGCATGGTAA
- a CDS encoding membrane protein, translated as MVGSKPASGSSAAPARQPSLWVPLRYFVTAQAAFVTALLWAPWQVDNLLDFYYQGHTLALTHLLTLGWITMTVMGASFQLVPVALETTLWSERLACWQYWIMLSGVALMVSHFWIGHHHGVAIGAGLVLIAITLFLINMGWTMWQLPRWDIVGRHVAAALVYLASTAVMGNLMALDKMFDFLGGQVLRTIHAHAHLGGIGWVTMMIFGASYKLIAMFSLSELRDERWAYREFWLLNAGLAGLYLSLLMESAWAALCALLIAVAVGLFLWTMCEVLRTRRRPRLDWGLRHSLSAMMMLVIVTILGLWLSTGWVPSEEFGARLAFGYGVLALLGWISVTIIGMMYKIIPFLVWHHRYSDLVGLRPVPAATQLLGESTPRMEFWLLYAGLAMTAAGVIFTSWLLLQVGTLVLAVAGLTFAVAVCRIYRHLVPRLTPLPEAQTVGV; from the coding sequence ATGGTTGGTTCGAAACCCGCATCTGGAAGTAGCGCCGCCCCGGCCAGACAACCGTCACTGTGGGTGCCGCTGCGCTATTTCGTGACGGCGCAGGCGGCCTTTGTGACCGCCTTGTTATGGGCGCCGTGGCAGGTCGACAATCTGCTGGACTTCTACTACCAGGGGCACACCCTCGCCCTCACCCACCTGCTGACGCTTGGGTGGATCACAATGACCGTCATGGGCGCGTCGTTTCAGTTGGTTCCGGTCGCCCTGGAGACTACGCTGTGGAGCGAACGCCTGGCCTGCTGGCAGTATTGGATCATGCTGTCAGGCGTCGCGCTGATGGTCAGCCATTTCTGGATCGGTCATCACCATGGTGTCGCGATCGGCGCGGGCCTGGTGCTGATCGCCATCACGCTCTTCCTGATCAATATGGGATGGACGATGTGGCAGCTCCCCCGCTGGGATATCGTGGGGCGACACGTAGCGGCCGCGCTGGTCTATCTGGCCTCCACAGCGGTTATGGGCAATCTGATGGCGCTCGATAAGATGTTCGACTTCCTTGGAGGTCAGGTCCTGCGGACGATCCACGCCCACGCCCATTTAGGCGGTATTGGCTGGGTCACGATGATGATCTTCGGAGCGAGCTACAAGCTGATCGCGATGTTCAGTCTGAGCGAGCTGCGCGATGAGCGGTGGGCCTATCGGGAGTTCTGGCTGCTCAACGCCGGCCTCGCGGGTCTCTATCTATCGCTGTTGATGGAGAGTGCGTGGGCTGCGCTGTGCGCCCTCCTGATCGCCGTGGCGGTGGGCCTGTTCTTGTGGACGATGTGCGAGGTCCTGCGGACGCGCCGGCGCCCACGGCTGGACTGGGGGCTGCGGCATTCCCTGAGTGCAATGATGATGCTGGTGATTGTGACGATCCTGGGGCTCTGGCTGAGTACCGGTTGGGTTCCGAGCGAGGAATTCGGCGCTCGCCTGGCTTTTGGGTATGGGGTGCTGGCGCTTCTGGGCTGGATTTCCGTAACGATCATTGGTATGATGTATAAAATCATCCCATTCCTGGTCTGGCACCACCGTTACAGCGACCTTGTAGGACTCCGGCCTGTTCCGGCCGCTACCCAGCTACTCGGCGAATCAACGCCTCGGATGGAGTTCTGGCTGCTCTACGCGGGTCTCGCCATGACCGCAGCCGGCGTAATCTTTACGTCCTGGCTGCTCCTCCAGGTTGGCACCCTTGTATTGGCTGTTGCGGGTTTGACGTTCGCTGTCGCCGTTTGCCGGATCTACCGCCACCTGGTTCCCCGCCTGACGCCGCTTCCTGAGGCGCAGACTGTGGGAGTATAG
- the crp gene encoding cAMP receptor protein, which yields MLSEQLKAISYFQDLDARALDGIRANAFEVRLEKGHVLFTEGEPAQAMYVVRSGKVKIFKLSPDGREQVLRIAEAGDCFNEVPIFDGGPNPANAQAVEPAALWGIRREGMRRLVEEHPAIAIGFLKAFAGKLRYFTRKVEDLSFRSVTSRVAKHLLEMAEDDGQGGLRLKQQSTQQEMASVVGTAREMVGRAFKALEKEGAITFDRHGVVIVSRAALIRML from the coding sequence ATGCTGTCGGAGCAGTTAAAAGCGATTTCGTATTTTCAGGACCTTGATGCGCGAGCGTTGGACGGCATCCGGGCCAACGCATTCGAGGTGCGGTTAGAGAAGGGCCACGTGCTCTTTACCGAGGGGGAGCCGGCTCAGGCGATGTACGTCGTTCGATCCGGGAAGGTGAAGATCTTCAAGCTGTCCCCTGACGGGCGCGAACAGGTCCTCCGGATTGCGGAGGCCGGCGACTGCTTTAACGAGGTTCCGATTTTTGACGGCGGGCCGAACCCTGCCAACGCCCAGGCGGTGGAGCCTGCGGCGCTCTGGGGTATCCGGCGGGAGGGGATGCGGCGCCTGGTCGAGGAACACCCGGCCATTGCCATCGGCTTTCTCAAGGCGTTTGCCGGGAAGCTTCGCTATTTTACGCGCAAGGTGGAGGACCTGTCGTTTCGCAGCGTGACCAGCCGTGTGGCCAAGCACCTTCTGGAGATGGCCGAGGATGACGGCCAGGGCGGTTTGCGCCTGAAGCAGCAGTCTACGCAACAGGAGATGGCGTCCGTTGTGGGAACGGCCCGCGAGATGGTCGGCCGCGCCTTCAAGGCCCTGGAAAAGGAGGGCGCCATCACGTTTGATCGCCACGGGGTTGTGATCGTGAGTCGGGCCGCCCTGATCCGTATGCTCTGA
- a CDS encoding membrane protein: MTSIVAMYDAMYKNIRRLLSRLVPTIAIVGIMLGLVVGGLSIGTDLWADDVRPEKGHFAPDFTLKTLEGNTVRLSELRGKKVVLINFWATWCPPCRLEMPTMQQIYSEYKDKGFEILAVNIESDANQAISDFAKELRLTFPILLDPDMKVIRKFRVIGLPVSVLIDRQGFVHAKEIGYHDWTTRASRKQVEALLNSH; encoded by the coding sequence ATGACGTCCATTGTTGCGATGTATGACGCAATGTATAAAAATATTCGACGCCTTCTCTCCCGTTTAGTACCCACAATAGCAATCGTGGGCATTATGCTCGGACTCGTCGTTGGTGGTCTGTCGATCGGGACCGACCTGTGGGCGGATGATGTACGGCCCGAAAAGGGCCACTTCGCGCCTGACTTTACGCTGAAGACGCTTGAGGGCAATACCGTTCGGCTCTCGGAGTTGCGCGGCAAGAAGGTTGTGTTGATTAACTTCTGGGCCACCTGGTGCCCCCCTTGCCGCTTGGAAATGCCGACGATGCAGCAGATCTACTCGGAGTACAAGGACAAAGGATTCGAGATCCTCGCAGTCAACATCGAGTCCGACGCGAACCAGGCCATCAGTGACTTCGCGAAAGAGCTTCGCCTGACCTTTCCCATTCTGTTGGACCCCGACATGAAAGTTATCCGCAAGTTCCGGGTCATCGGGCTTCCGGTCTCGGTTCTGATCGACCGCCAAGGTTTCGTTCATGCCAAGGAGATCGGATATCATGACTGGACCACCAGGGCTTCGCGAAAGCAAGTCGAGGCGCTCCTGAACTCGCACTAA
- a CDS encoding ammonia permease → MFTQLRRQAVLAMAFMALLFLGLATTLWAQETPAPATTAVAETVTFTKEMADAIKDYKIAVDTLWVMVTAFLVFFMNLGFGMVESGLCRAKNTVNILSKNFIVFAISSLAFYILGWGLMFGDGNPFVGLKGLWFVSGADNSPAMGDAYQGVYSAINWTGVPIWAKFFFQLVFAGTAATIVSGAVAERIKFHSFIVFTFVIAGVIYPVVGHWVWGGGWLQKLGMWDFAGSTVVHSVGGWAALAGILMLGPRIGKYTKDGKVNPIPGHSMTAATIGAFVLWFGWFGFNPGSTMAASWNDISRIAVTTNSAAAAGAFSATLAAWLLIGKPDLSMTLNGCLAGLVAITAPCAFVSVGSSVVIGLIAGVVVVAAVLMFDNVKIDDPVGATSVHLVCGVMGTLFVGLFAQDSIMPKTTGNGLFFGGGLALLKAQAIGALGVGLFSFTVSLAAWAVIKMVMGMRVSPEEEMEGLDYGEHGMLAYPDFQGVTHSIGVPGSAPDSGYQMSQVTVPKRAPAHQ, encoded by the coding sequence ATGTTCACCCAATTGAGACGACAAGCGGTTCTGGCCATGGCTTTCATGGCCCTGCTGTTCCTCGGATTGGCGACCACTCTTTGGGCCCAGGAGACGCCGGCACCGGCAACAACGGCCGTCGCCGAGACTGTCACCTTCACCAAGGAGATGGCTGACGCCATCAAGGATTATAAGATCGCAGTTGATACCCTCTGGGTTATGGTCACGGCATTCCTGGTCTTCTTCATGAACCTCGGATTCGGCATGGTAGAATCCGGGCTCTGCCGAGCCAAGAATACCGTTAATATCCTGTCAAAAAACTTCATCGTCTTTGCCATCTCATCGCTTGCCTTCTACATCCTTGGATGGGGACTCATGTTCGGCGACGGCAATCCCTTCGTCGGTCTGAAGGGACTGTGGTTCGTGAGCGGGGCCGACAATAGCCCGGCCATGGGCGACGCCTACCAGGGGGTCTACAGCGCCATCAACTGGACCGGCGTCCCGATCTGGGCAAAGTTCTTCTTCCAGCTTGTCTTTGCCGGTACCGCGGCGACGATCGTATCCGGCGCAGTGGCCGAGCGGATCAAGTTCCACTCCTTCATCGTCTTTACGTTCGTCATCGCCGGCGTCATCTACCCGGTAGTCGGTCACTGGGTCTGGGGCGGAGGGTGGCTCCAGAAGCTCGGAATGTGGGACTTCGCCGGCTCGACGGTCGTCCACTCGGTTGGCGGCTGGGCGGCGCTGGCCGGGATCCTTATGCTGGGACCTCGCATCGGCAAGTACACCAAAGACGGCAAGGTCAATCCGATACCGGGCCACAGCATGACAGCCGCCACGATCGGCGCCTTCGTCCTCTGGTTCGGGTGGTTTGGCTTCAATCCGGGAAGCACCATGGCGGCCTCCTGGAACGACATCTCCCGCATCGCCGTCACCACTAACAGCGCGGCGGCAGCGGGGGCCTTCAGCGCTACCCTTGCCGCATGGTTGCTGATCGGCAAGCCCGATCTCTCGATGACCTTGAACGGATGTCTGGCCGGACTCGTCGCCATTACGGCCCCTTGTGCGTTTGTAAGCGTCGGCAGCTCGGTCGTGATCGGTCTTATCGCAGGGGTCGTCGTGGTCGCGGCAGTCCTGATGTTCGACAATGTGAAGATCGATGATCCCGTCGGCGCCACCTCCGTCCACCTGGTGTGCGGGGTCATGGGTACCCTGTTCGTGGGCCTGTTCGCTCAGGACAGTATCATGCCGAAGACTACCGGGAACGGACTCTTCTTCGGGGGCGGGTTGGCACTACTGAAGGCTCAGGCGATCGGGGCCCTTGGCGTCGGCCTGTTCAGCTTTACGGTCTCATTGGCGGCGTGGGCCGTCATCAAGATGGTCATGGGAATGCGCGTGAGTCCGGAGGAGGAAATGGAAGGACTCGACTACGGCGAGCACGGGATGCTGGCCTATCCGGACTTTCAGGGGGTGACCCATTCCATTGGGGTACCAGGCTCAGCCCCGGATTCCGGATATCAGATGAGCCAGGTGACAGTACCAAAGAGGGCTCCGGCGCACCAATAG